One window from the genome of Candidatus Chlorohelix allophototropha encodes:
- a CDS encoding DUF2298 domain-containing protein: MLESIIWLLLLEIIGLVTLPLTFTFFRYLPERGYAFSKALGLLLISFVVWFAGMLGLPFTSLTGWVVTLALPGGLGVWLLLKDGRKLLSEMGEWFSRNRWLVVIIELLFIFAYYYLVNLRSFMPEIRDQEKFGDFAFLNSMALHDKLPPADPWMSSYNINYYYFSHFMIALLTKMSGIAPSITFNLSTPMIMAMLASGAFGLVYNLVAVIRNKGGFPAVLAGLTASLFLCWLGNLSVIRQLVAPRPGEGERDPNSGSFFFSWWSPSRVIYDYMPTTGGTYEWRQTINEFPMFSFLLADMHPHVMALPFVLLLVASALNLLLSPADGGALTLRNPEGILNFLLLSISCGALYFINTWDFPTFTLLVVGVALLREIWHGAEEIEAQGRGGLVSAALLGGAIPRNEFRLRGARWLGFSLRLGVVSLLLYTPFHLTFTSLVGEKELPDAVNRIPLVSTIGKLFGAVAWDRTPLWGYILVFGIFIFPLLSFLLIKLYPYLKEPYRYLDENDNNDIMSSKLSSANFMPLLAGAGLFILSELLFITKISLELALAVGLVSAPVLAIGAGNLVRQILVSVRSMRPAFELRIALLVAAVLLVLLGWMVHFELYGPLVMAGSIAGLLLWFEIRKPYARHMSADIFALALILLAVVINWTIEVIYLRDIFESRFNTIFKFYYQTWLLYGLAGAYASWRVIAWLWRLAPFETTEEESDYAKTVQPEYALATAGGLVGKFDYSEDELLEVSRLEERKYPAWRWLWAFGLLALVLCGMVYPILGPYEKSGRYADRKGLDGEAWVAQYYGADYTAINWLRQQKASDPNFEGVLLEAEGGDWNNYSRIATFSGYSTVLGWLSHEAQWRGGNTATMAEVNQRFKDIKTIYDTGDIALAKQLLAKYNVKYVYVGLIETGAASASLYSSVYNEYSPEGLAKFRQFMKPVYEQQGVTIYALK; encoded by the coding sequence ATGCTTGAATCCATCATCTGGCTGCTACTGCTTGAAATAATCGGATTGGTAACACTACCCCTCACTTTCACCTTCTTTCGTTACTTGCCGGAGCGCGGTTACGCTTTCAGCAAAGCGCTGGGATTGCTGCTAATTTCTTTCGTAGTTTGGTTTGCGGGGATGCTAGGCTTACCGTTCACCTCCCTCACCGGATGGGTAGTTACGCTGGCATTGCCGGGTGGGTTGGGCGTTTGGCTCTTGCTCAAGGATGGGCGCAAACTGCTCTCCGAAATGGGCGAATGGTTCAGCCGCAACCGTTGGTTGGTGGTTATAATCGAACTGCTCTTTATATTTGCCTATTATTATCTGGTAAATCTGCGTTCGTTTATGCCCGAAATCCGCGATCAGGAAAAATTCGGGGATTTTGCTTTCCTCAATTCGATGGCGCTGCACGATAAGTTGCCACCCGCCGACCCTTGGATGAGCAGTTACAACATCAATTATTACTATTTCAGCCACTTTATGATAGCCTTGCTCACTAAAATGAGCGGCATTGCTCCCTCGATTACCTTCAACCTGAGTACCCCAATGATAATGGCAATGCTGGCAAGCGGGGCATTTGGACTGGTTTACAATCTGGTAGCGGTTATCCGAAACAAGGGAGGCTTTCCAGCAGTTTTAGCGGGGCTGACAGCTAGCCTGTTCTTATGCTGGCTTGGAAATCTCTCGGTCATTCGTCAGTTGGTTGCGCCGAGACCGGGTGAAGGGGAACGCGACCCCAATTCAGGCTCTTTCTTTTTTTCGTGGTGGAGTCCCTCGCGAGTCATTTACGACTATATGCCAACTACGGGCGGGACTTACGAGTGGCGACAGACCATTAATGAATTTCCGATGTTCAGCTTTTTGTTGGCGGATATGCACCCACATGTGATGGCGCTACCCTTTGTATTGCTACTGGTAGCCAGCGCCCTGAATTTGCTGCTATCTCCGGCAGACGGGGGCGCACTGACCCTGCGCAACCCAGAAGGAATCCTGAACTTCTTGTTATTGTCCATTTCCTGTGGCGCACTGTATTTCATCAATACGTGGGATTTCCCCACCTTTACGCTATTGGTAGTGGGCGTAGCATTATTGCGAGAAATCTGGCACGGGGCTGAAGAAATAGAGGCACAGGGTAGAGGCGGGTTGGTGAGCGCAGCGCTATTGGGTGGCGCAATCCCACGCAATGAGTTTCGGCTAAGGGGTGCGCGTTGGTTGGGCTTCTCACTCAGGCTAGGCGTGGTTTCTCTGCTTCTATACACCCCATTTCACCTCACTTTTACCTCTTTGGTAGGCGAAAAAGAATTACCGGACGCAGTGAACCGCATTCCGCTGGTCAGCACCATCGGCAAACTATTCGGCGCGGTGGCGTGGGATCGCACGCCGCTATGGGGTTACATTCTGGTCTTTGGCATCTTCATTTTCCCTTTGCTAAGTTTCTTGCTGATCAAATTATATCCTTACCTGAAAGAACCCTATCGCTATCTTGACGAAAACGATAATAATGACATTATGTCAAGTAAGCTTTCCTCTGCCAACTTTATGCCATTGTTAGCAGGAGCGGGTTTATTTATCCTGTCAGAATTACTTTTCATCACAAAAATTAGCCTCGAATTAGCTTTGGCAGTTGGTCTGGTTTCTGCGCCGGTTTTAGCGATAGGGGCGGGCAATTTGGTAAGGCAAATTCTTGTTAGCGTTCGCTCTATGCGCCCGGCTTTTGAATTGAGAATCGCGCTGCTTGTAGCTGCTGTTCTGCTGGTATTGCTAGGCTGGATGGTACATTTTGAACTCTACGGACCGCTGGTGATGGCGGGAAGCATAGCCGGATTATTGTTATGGTTCGAAATCCGCAAACCCTACGCCCGGCATATGAGCGCGGATATTTTTGCGCTGGCGCTAATCTTGCTGGCAGTAGTTATAAACTGGACAATCGAGGTAATATACCTGCGCGATATTTTTGAGTCGCGTTTTAATACTATCTTCAAATTCTATTATCAAACATGGCTTTTGTATGGGCTGGCAGGAGCATACGCAAGTTGGCGGGTTATTGCTTGGCTCTGGCGACTTGCGCCTTTTGAAACCACAGAAGAAGAAAGTGACTACGCCAAAACTGTCCAGCCAGAATATGCTTTGGCAACCGCAGGTGGGCTAGTAGGCAAATTTGATTACTCCGAGGATGAGTTACTAGAAGTTTCCCGCCTTGAAGAACGCAAATATCCGGCATGGCGTTGGCTATGGGCGTTCGGACTGCTGGCACTGGTACTTTGTGGCATGGTTTATCCCATACTAGGTCCCTACGAAAAGAGCGGCAGGTACGCCGACCGCAAGGGACTGGATGGCGAAGCATGGGTAGCGCAATACTACGGCGCTGATTACACAGCCATTAATTGGCTAAGACAGCAAAAAGCGAGCGATCCTAATTTTGAAGGGGTGTTGCTTGAGGCTGAGGGTGGTGATTGGAATAACTATTCGCGTATAGCAACCTTTAGCGGCTATTCTACCGTATTGGGTTGGCTATCCCATGAAGCACAATGGCGCGGAGGCAATACCGCTACTATGGCTGAAGTAAATCAACGCTTCAAAGATATTAAAACTATATATGATACCGGCGATATAGCATTGGCAAAACAATTGCTGGCAAAGTACAATGTAAAATATGTGTATGTGGGATTAATAGAGACAGGAGCTGCCAGCGCCTCCCTTTATTCTTCTGTCTATAACGAGTATAGCCCGGAAGGGCTTGCTAAATTCCGCCAATTTATGAAACCTGTTTATGAACAACAAGGTGTAACAATTTACGCCCTAAAATAA
- the recG gene encoding ATP-dependent DNA helicase RecG, with amino-acid sequence MPVDIEKLEKILKSEAANNYQNRIVMGGLEGFIGNWVNKSRFSNPSSMEARLIERVSERLIDYGSYTQAGRAQAIREVVEAIVQVRQSNAPNQEKAPIKQAAQKISQIVEKALPSIPPNPLQIPDKGSTTLEKKPPASVGNVDFNAPLTSVKGVGEGSARLMELLGVTTVGQALYYFPFRHEDFSSFRKISELIINQVESVLVQVVDKTVTRTRNGKEIVEVLVSDETGMLRTIFFNQKMVYQLKPGVRVVLSGRVERRENTICFKSPQFELADKQELLNTGRLVPVYSVTGNLKQPTIRRIIKNVVDQYAPKVPDHLPADIKSRQRLPDLSVSIQNYHYPADLEAREKARRRLAFDEFFLIQMGVLTKRREWQDERPAIAMRPDPGLLDSWYNSLPFALTDDQKKAILSILADLNKDKPMRRLVQGDVGSGKTVVAATALLATIANGYQGVMMAPTQILAEQHFKGLTALFSKFAESDAAKARGLTPRIALLSGSVKKKDKENTYVEIAEGSVDIVIGTTAIIQEGVTFNKLGLAITDEQHRFGVVQRSTLRDKTNATNPHVLTMTATPIPRSLSLTIYGDLDISVIKEKPPGRKDIKTKWVMPDERQRAYDFIRKQVNAGHQAFIICPLVEESENLEAKAAIDEHARLKREVFPEFELALLHGRMRPAEKDRIMLEFREKQHHILVATSVIEVGIDIPNATVILIEGADRFGLAQLHQFRGRVGRGDAQSTCLLLGSDDLSEAGTQRLRIIEQSNDGFFLAEQDLKMRGPGEFFGTRQSGVPDLRVAGLGDTDLLELAREEANALFQRDPNLLQYPLLLGKVAQLWNTEGDLS; translated from the coding sequence ATGCCGGTTGACATCGAAAAACTGGAAAAAATCTTAAAATCCGAAGCCGCTAATAACTACCAGAACCGGATAGTAATGGGGGGTCTGGAAGGCTTTATCGGAAATTGGGTAAATAAGTCCCGCTTCTCCAATCCTTCATCTATGGAAGCAAGGTTGATTGAGCGTGTTTCAGAACGGCTGATTGATTACGGGAGTTATACTCAGGCAGGACGCGCACAGGCAATCCGCGAAGTAGTGGAGGCAATTGTGCAAGTGCGCCAAAGCAATGCTCCAAACCAAGAAAAAGCGCCTATAAAGCAGGCAGCTCAAAAAATCTCACAAATAGTTGAAAAAGCCCTTCCGAGTATTCCACCCAACCCGCTCCAAATACCCGATAAAGGCAGCACAACGCTTGAAAAAAAGCCGCCAGCGTCAGTCGGAAACGTTGATTTTAACGCACCGCTTACCAGTGTAAAGGGGGTAGGTGAAGGTTCTGCCCGGTTGATGGAACTGCTAGGAGTGACCACGGTGGGGCAGGCGCTTTATTATTTCCCCTTTCGCCACGAAGATTTCAGCAGTTTTCGAAAAATCAGCGAGTTGATTATCAATCAGGTTGAGAGCGTGCTGGTGCAAGTAGTAGATAAAACCGTAACGCGCACTCGCAACGGCAAGGAAATTGTTGAAGTGCTGGTATCGGACGAAACAGGCATGCTGCGTACTATCTTCTTTAATCAGAAAATGGTTTACCAGCTAAAACCGGGAGTGCGGGTGGTATTGAGCGGGCGAGTGGAGCGGCGGGAGAATACCATTTGTTTCAAATCGCCTCAATTTGAGCTTGCCGACAAGCAGGAATTATTGAATACCGGGCGACTTGTCCCCGTTTACAGCGTTACTGGAAACCTGAAGCAACCGACTATCCGCCGCATTATTAAAAATGTGGTAGATCAATACGCTCCCAAAGTGCCGGATCATTTGCCTGCCGATATAAAAAGCCGGCAGCGTTTGCCCGACTTGAGCGTATCAATTCAGAATTATCATTATCCGGCAGATTTGGAGGCAAGAGAGAAGGCGCGGCGTAGGCTGGCATTTGACGAATTTTTCCTGATTCAGATGGGCGTATTGACCAAACGGCGTGAATGGCAGGATGAACGACCCGCCATAGCAATGCGCCCTGACCCCGGTTTGTTGGATAGTTGGTATAACAGCTTGCCCTTTGCCCTTACCGATGACCAGAAAAAAGCGATTCTGAGCATTCTGGCGGATTTGAATAAAGATAAACCCATGCGGCGACTAGTGCAAGGCGATGTGGGCAGCGGCAAAACGGTGGTGGCAGCAACCGCGCTGCTGGCAACCATTGCTAACGGCTATCAGGGTGTGATGATGGCTCCCACTCAGATATTGGCAGAGCAGCACTTTAAGGGTTTAACCGCGCTGTTTAGCAAGTTTGCCGAGAGCGATGCTGCAAAAGCGCGGGGCTTAACGCCTCGTATTGCGCTGTTGAGCGGGTCAGTCAAGAAGAAGGATAAAGAGAATACCTATGTTGAAATCGCCGAGGGCAGCGTAGATATTGTCATCGGTACGACTGCGATTATTCAGGAAGGGGTTACATTTAACAAGCTTGGATTGGCAATTACCGATGAGCAACATCGCTTTGGCGTGGTGCAACGCAGCACCCTGCGCGATAAAACCAATGCCACGAACCCTCATGTGCTAACCATGACTGCCACCCCCATTCCGCGCAGCTTATCACTTACGATTTACGGCGACCTTGATATATCGGTTATCAAGGAGAAACCGCCCGGTCGTAAAGATATAAAAACCAAGTGGGTGATGCCGGACGAACGGCAACGCGCCTATGATTTTATTCGCAAGCAAGTCAATGCCGGACATCAGGCATTTATCATCTGTCCGCTAGTGGAAGAATCGGAGAATCTGGAAGCGAAAGCGGCGATTGACGAGCATGCGCGACTAAAACGTGAGGTATTCCCGGAATTTGAGCTTGCCCTTTTGCATGGTCGGATGCGCCCTGCCGAGAAAGACCGTATAATGCTGGAGTTCCGTGAGAAACAGCATCATATTTTGGTGGCTACTTCGGTGATTGAGGTGGGTATCGATATTCCCAACGCCACCGTTATATTGATAGAAGGCGCGGATCGTTTCGGGCTGGCGCAACTGCACCAGTTCCGGGGCAGAGTGGGGCGGGGCGATGCGCAAAGCACTTGCCTACTGCTAGGAAGCGACGATCTGAGCGAAGCCGGTACACAACGTTTGAGAATCATCGAACAAAGCAATGACGGTTTCTTTCTGGCAGAGCAAGACCTAAAAATGCGAGGACCGGGCGAATTTTTCGGAACGCGCCAAAGCGGTGTGCCGGATTTGCGGGTGGCAGGCTTAGGCGATACCGATTTGCTGGAATTAGCCCGCGAGGAAGCCAATGCGCTTTTCCAGCGTGACCCTAACTTGTTGCAATATCCCTTATTGCTGGGAAAAGTGGCGCAACTCTGGAATACTGAAGGCGATCTAAGTTAG
- a CDS encoding cyclic nucleotide-binding domain-containing protein, with protein MDNEYLIENLKKVPILAALKHDHLDMLAKLSTTRNFKKGEIIIKQGDPGSGLFVILSGSVSVSNKNRPGLPDNMLNELGRGDFFGEMSLIDGYPRSATCAASTETQVVELNRWVFLDVLRREPSIAVAMLPVLCRRIRNLEDQKTKR; from the coding sequence ATGGATAATGAATATTTGATAGAGAACCTTAAAAAAGTACCGATTCTGGCTGCATTGAAACATGATCACCTTGATATGCTTGCCAAATTATCTACCACCCGTAACTTTAAAAAGGGTGAGATAATTATCAAGCAAGGAGACCCCGGTTCAGGCTTGTTTGTAATTTTGAGTGGCTCTGTCTCGGTATCCAACAAAAACCGCCCTGGATTGCCCGATAACATGTTAAATGAATTAGGACGTGGCGATTTTTTCGGGGAAATGTCGCTGATAGATGGTTACCCACGCAGCGCAACTTGTGCCGCCTCCACCGAAACTCAAGTAGTGGAATTAAATCGCTGGGTCTTTCTTGATGTTCTAAGAAGAGAGCCTAGTATCGCAGTTGCCATGCTACCGGTCTTGTGCCGCCGTATTCGCAATCTGGAAGACCAGAAAACCAAACGATAA
- a CDS encoding DUF4388 domain-containing protein produces the protein MSETRSNSFSIIELLQYIRRHSETGRLSFEESGAIVAELFFKQGHLIHASNDKVTGDDVVYQLLGNRSARIHWEKNLTPEAESVTKTDELLLLGALGLLTEDDAESALQAVSDETNSLMASTFEATEANSVIDETITDRAKITPVQPPTPEMPTIAPSPLNPVLTANSQAIEQLGQLQFLLGDEVLRPPRFRRWSGFPLPFVSAFVLKDSPNWRIVRNVLDLIWHEKFSGFLTLITANPLIEAVVILYKGRVVHSRFADNRSIHKDQGALRRIVDVTVSANERNPVLLYPLEADFIHSYSALIMGDKLLDSFSSASMKINKLLNTLEHSQHTGVVHITNLAESGYIFLSGGQKLGSYYEVDDVLEESIVRVYQIVSKPGSMIDVVTSPPEDKMFEVSNRPKSVAEIKQQMIAIANEVLGKRANRVVNLLAQAEDNTPSLKTYANQARLVTQMFIDKNLADQLYERFLFLIQELG, from the coding sequence ATGTCCGAAACACGTTCCAATTCATTTTCCATAATTGAATTGCTGCAATATATCCGTCGGCATTCCGAAACAGGGCGTTTAAGTTTTGAGGAAAGCGGCGCAATTGTTGCTGAGCTTTTTTTTAAGCAAGGTCATCTTATACACGCTTCCAATGATAAAGTTACCGGCGATGATGTGGTTTATCAATTGCTAGGCAATCGTTCTGCACGGATACACTGGGAAAAGAATTTAACGCCTGAAGCTGAGTCCGTAACTAAAACCGATGAACTTCTCTTATTAGGCGCATTGGGCTTATTAACTGAAGATGATGCTGAAAGTGCTTTACAGGCTGTTAGCGACGAAACTAATAGTTTGATGGCTTCTACTTTTGAAGCCACTGAAGCGAATTCGGTAATAGACGAAACAATTACAGATCGGGCAAAAATAACCCCGGTGCAACCACCTACTCCTGAAATGCCGACAATAGCCCCATCTCCCTTAAATCCGGTATTAACGGCAAATTCGCAAGCGATTGAGCAATTAGGGCAACTCCAATTTCTGCTTGGGGATGAAGTTTTGCGCCCACCTCGCTTTAGAAGATGGAGTGGTTTTCCGCTCCCCTTTGTTAGCGCGTTTGTGTTAAAAGATTCGCCGAATTGGCGCATTGTTCGCAATGTACTTGATTTAATCTGGCACGAAAAGTTTTCAGGGTTTCTGACCTTGATCACAGCAAACCCCTTGATTGAGGCGGTTGTAATCCTATACAAAGGTCGGGTGGTGCATAGCCGCTTTGCCGACAACCGCTCAATTCATAAAGATCAGGGAGCTTTGCGCCGTATTGTGGATGTAACAGTTTCTGCAAACGAACGCAATCCTGTTTTGTTATATCCGCTTGAGGCTGATTTCATCCATAGCTATAGCGCTTTGATAATGGGTGACAAACTGCTAGATAGCTTTAGCAGTGCCAGTATGAAAATAAACAAACTTTTAAATACTCTCGAACATAGTCAGCATACCGGGGTAGTTCATATAACCAATCTCGCCGAAAGTGGTTATATATTTCTCAGTGGTGGGCAAAAACTCGGCAGCTATTATGAAGTGGATGATGTGCTGGAAGAATCAATTGTGCGTGTTTATCAGATTGTTAGCAAACCCGGCAGCATGATTGACGTTGTGACCAGTCCCCCTGAAGATAAAATGTTTGAAGTATCTAACCGCCCCAAATCTGTGGCAGAAATCAAACAACAGATGATAGCCATTGCCAACGAAGTTTTGGGTAAACGTGCCAATCGGGTAGTCAATTTGTTGGCACAAGCCGAAGATAATACCCCAAGTCTCAAAACTTATGCCAACCAAGCCCGGCTTGTGACCCAAATGTTTATAGATAAGAATCTGGCTGACCAACTTTATGAGCGTTTTCTGTTCCTGATACAGGAGTTAGGTTAA